From a single Xiphophorus maculatus strain JP 163 A chromosome 5, X_maculatus-5.0-male, whole genome shotgun sequence genomic region:
- the LOC102233598 gene encoding transmembrane emp24 domain-containing protein 1-like, with translation MEAFRGRMSCRGGLLGLTVAFLCCVGSVQCFGQSQDSEFTFLLPAGRSECFYQTAIKNGTMEVEYQVIAGAGMDVDFTIISPQGARLIIENRRSDGVHVVEPMEEGDYEICFDNGFSRFSEKMVFFEIIIEGQGGDVGGDDEFPGVEEPDGSLLEYKLDDIRETMDSLHKRLERSRQMQTVLRAFEARDRNLLEDNLWRVSFWSCASVLVMLCVAVTQVYTVRKLFDDKRRVCT, from the exons ATGGAGGCTTTCCGGGGCAGAATGAGCTGCAGGGGAGGACTGCTCGGCCTGACGGTAGCCTTCCTGTGCTGCGTGGGTTCCGTGCAGTGTTTTGGGCAGAGCCAAGACAGCGAGTTCACGTTTCTACTTCCAGCCGGAAGATCCGAGTGTTTCTATCAAACGGCAATAAAGAACGGCACGATGGAGGTCGAGTACCAG GTGATAGCAGGAGCAGGCATGGACGTAGACTTCACCATCATCTCCCCTCAAGGAGCCCGCCTGATTATCGAGAATCGCCGTTCTGACGGAGTCCACGT GGTGGAGCCCATGGAGGAGGGAGACTACGAGATCTGTTTCGACAACGGCTTCAGCCGCTTCTCGGAGAAGATGGTGTTCTTTGAGATCATCATCGAGGGACAAGGAGGGGATGTGGGAGGAGACGACGAGTTCCCGGGTGTAGAGGAGCCCGACGGGAGCCTGCTGGAGTACAAGCTGGATGATATCAGG GAGACCATGGACTCTCTGCACAAACGCTTGGAGCGTAGCCGGCAGATGCAGACGGTCTTACGGGCTTTTGAGGCGCGGGACCGAAACCTCCTGGAGGACAACCTGTGGAGGGTCTCGTTCTGGTCGTGTGCCAGTGTGCTGGTGATGCTGTGTGTGGCCGTAACCCAG GTCTACACCGTTCGCAAACTGTTTGACGACAAGCGGAGAGTCTGCACATAG
- the LOC111608550 gene encoding uncharacterized protein LOC111608550: MSEDGSAPTPQVFVVDSQASYLSVPRSKKSAWARVGQKFLPLLVALFALSIFVEGYLIYILYQRTEAFSGCVSNNLCHNLSHSVKSEQQNGRTSSRIGTPDSNEIPPLQPQKRPFAHLMGAQKSNDNVVQWTLLGHDDRRRMEYLNSRLIIKQEGYYYIYSKLVVDVLEATSPIFHKIMRNPSGYATSINLLKSKSNWGLEKRSDGVSGENKWRSFLSGIFFLQEGDEIYVTLSNMETLSPEANENCLGAIWIDS, encoded by the exons ATGTCAGAGGACGGCTCGGCCCCCACGCCGCAGGTGTTTGTGGTGGACAGCCAGGCCAGCTACTTATCCGTGCCCAGAAGCAAGAAGTCAGCATGGGCCAGAGTGGGCCAGAAGTTCCTCCCTCTTCTCGTTGCTCTGTTCGCGCTGTCAATCTTTGTTGAGGGATATTTAATCTACATACTTTACCAAAGAACCGAG GCCTTTTCTGGCTGCGTGTCTAATAATCTGTGCCACAACCTGTCCCACTCTGTGAAGTCTGAGCAGCAG aatggGAGGACATCGAGTCGAATAGGAACTCCAG ATTCCAATGAAATTCCTCCACTGCAGCCACAGAAACGGCCCTTTGCTCACTTGATGG GAGCTCAGAAGTCGAATGACAATGTAGTGCAATGGACATTACTGGGTCACGACGACAGAAGAAGAATGGAGTACCTCAACAGCCGACTGATAATCAAGCAGGAAGGCTACTACTACATCTACTCCAAGCTGGTAGTGGATGTTTTGGAGGCGACGTCACCTATCTTCCACAAGATCATGAGAAATCCCAGTGGCTATGCTACATCTATAAATCTTCTGAAGTCCAAAAg taaCTGGGGCCTAGAGAAACGTTCGGATGGCGTTTCAGGCGAGAACAAATGGAGAAGTTTTCTGTCTGGGATTTTCTTCCTGCAAGAAGGAGATGAAATTTATGTCACTCTGAGCAACATGGAAACGTTGTCTCCTGAGGCCAATGAAAACTGTCTGGGTGCCATCTGGATAGACTCTTAG